A genomic window from Pseudoalteromonas piratica includes:
- a CDS encoding ribonuclease E inhibitor RraB, with translation MEFPTDDNGQILAEMHQEGVDLNKSHTLDFFILFEKQADAEKFAKVISEDDLAPATKHQKCPDTGVFEVLVSIEMVPDHQLITDMENYLESIANPLNGYGDGWGILAE, from the coding sequence ATGGAATTTCCAACTGACGATAACGGTCAAATATTAGCTGAGATGCACCAAGAAGGTGTGGATTTAAATAAGTCTCACACGCTCGATTTCTTCATTTTATTTGAAAAACAAGCTGATGCAGAAAAATTTGCCAAGGTAATTAGTGAAGATGACTTAGCACCAGCGACTAAACATCAAAAATGTCCAGATACTGGCGTGTTTGAGGTATTGGTAAGTATAGAAATGGTACCAGATCATCAGCTTATCACTGATATGGAAAACTACTTAGAGTCAATAGCCAACCCACTAAATGGCTATGGCGACGGCTGGGGAATTTTAGCTGAGTAA
- a CDS encoding sensor domain-containing diguanylate cyclase: MSADFELNEIHWMMDMFNTIDVGLVVLDRKYNICVWNGFMEAHSGLLPSAVKGKDVFDAFPGIDEAWFRSKAESVFVLKTRSFTIWEQHPYIFKFKNYRPITGKADYMYQNGTLIPLTNTTGEVSHLCVIIYDVTDEAVNKLELEQANAKLEELSRVDRLTNLYNRGFWEESFSKEFKRQQRSQNKSSLLMFDIDHFKKINDLYGHPGGDAALCFVSQTLKKVLRESDVAGRYGGEEFAVTLVDTDIEGAKVFAERLRQTMEEAVIHYEESEIMLTISIGIAEFDGKYTKYEQWIEDADKALYRSKESGRNTVSVA; encoded by the coding sequence ATGAGCGCAGACTTTGAACTTAATGAAATTCACTGGATGATGGACATGTTTAACACCATCGATGTCGGTCTTGTGGTGTTAGATAGAAAATACAATATTTGTGTTTGGAATGGCTTTATGGAAGCGCATTCTGGCTTATTACCCAGTGCGGTTAAAGGGAAAGATGTGTTCGATGCATTTCCTGGTATCGATGAAGCGTGGTTTCGCTCAAAAGCAGAGTCGGTTTTTGTACTTAAAACGCGTTCGTTCACTATCTGGGAACAACACCCGTACATTTTTAAGTTTAAAAACTATCGCCCTATTACCGGTAAGGCCGATTATATGTACCAAAATGGTACGTTAATTCCCCTGACAAATACCACGGGTGAAGTGTCTCATTTATGTGTCATTATTTATGATGTAACAGACGAAGCGGTTAACAAGCTAGAACTTGAGCAGGCGAATGCGAAACTTGAAGAGCTAAGCCGTGTTGATAGACTCACTAACCTCTATAATCGTGGGTTTTGGGAAGAAAGCTTTAGTAAAGAATTTAAACGTCAACAACGCAGTCAAAACAAAAGCTCTTTGTTAATGTTCGATATTGATCATTTTAAGAAGATTAACGATCTTTATGGTCACCCGGGAGGGGATGCCGCGTTATGTTTTGTTTCTCAAACCTTGAAAAAAGTTTTACGAGAGTCTGATGTTGCTGGACGCTATGGTGGAGAAGAGTTTGCTGTCACCTTAGTTGATACAGATATTGAAGGCGCAAAAGTATTTGCTGAACGCCTGCGACAAACAATGGAAGAAGCAGTGATTCATTATGAAGAATCGGAAATCATGCTAACCATAAGTATAGGTATCGCGGAGTTTGACGGAAAATACACCAAATATGAACAATGGATTGAAGATGCAGACAAGGCCCTTTACCGGTCAAAAGAGTCTGGCCGTAATACCGTGAGCGTTGCTTAA
- a CDS encoding response regulator produces MATPVLICDDSRLARRQLARSLPDDWDIQIEYAENGLHCLEQIRAIQPEILFLDLNMPQMDGYEVLQAIQEQSLHVLVVVVSGDIQPTAHERVMALGAIDFIKKPCDAAKLEEIIEKHGIKDKAMRERLQHALGEQLDPELRDIYQEITNVAMGQAGDLLARLLNVFVELPIPNVNVLEVNELSMALQSIDTNASTSGVCQGFIGGGVSGEALLLLNDSSFVEIASLMNYEGELNQKVELELLMDVGNILIGAVLTGLAKQLDMHFSQGHPVVMGQHCNVADLVSTNQDRWQRTLAIEISYGIENHNVNCDLMLLFTEDSLKTLKFKTQYLLED; encoded by the coding sequence ATGGCTACCCCAGTTTTAATATGTGATGACTCGCGTTTGGCGCGACGACAACTTGCACGCTCTTTACCAGATGATTGGGACATACAAATAGAATACGCTGAGAATGGCTTGCACTGTTTAGAACAAATAAGAGCGATTCAACCAGAAATATTGTTCCTTGATCTTAATATGCCACAGATGGATGGCTACGAAGTGCTGCAAGCTATTCAAGAACAAAGTTTACATGTATTGGTCGTGGTTGTGTCTGGTGATATTCAACCGACTGCTCACGAGCGTGTTATGGCGTTAGGGGCAATCGATTTTATCAAAAAGCCTTGTGATGCAGCGAAACTGGAAGAAATCATTGAAAAGCATGGCATTAAAGATAAAGCCATGCGAGAGCGCCTGCAACATGCATTGGGTGAGCAACTCGACCCAGAGCTACGCGACATATACCAAGAGATTACCAACGTAGCTATGGGACAAGCGGGGGATTTATTAGCACGCTTGCTTAATGTATTTGTAGAGCTTCCGATCCCAAATGTTAATGTGCTGGAAGTGAATGAACTCTCCATGGCATTACAGTCAATTGATACCAACGCTTCGACATCAGGTGTATGCCAAGGGTTTATTGGCGGTGGTGTCTCTGGTGAAGCATTATTATTACTTAATGATTCCAGTTTTGTTGAGATTGCCTCATTAATGAATTATGAAGGTGAACTCAACCAAAAAGTTGAGTTAGAACTGTTAATGGATGTCGGTAACATCCTAATTGGCGCGGTACTAACAGGATTAGCAAAACAACTGGATATGCATTTCAGTCAAGGCCATCCTGTGGTGATGGGGCAACACTGTAACGTTGCCGATTTAGTCAGCACTAACCAAGACAGGTGGCAACGCACATTAGCCATTGAGATAAGTTATGGTATTGAAAACCATAATGTAAATTGTGACTTAATGCTGCTGTTCACGGAAGACTCATTAAAAACACTGAAGTTTAAAACTCAATATTTATTAGAAGACTAA
- the tpx gene encoding thiol peroxidase: protein MLKKFISVTSLVTTLIYSSNVLAEQFQFPVNQIDSGKVSANNSKLTLRGTPVELGQPAPNFKAANNKFSPVSLSDFEGKAVLISTVPSLDTGICSLQTKHFNDKIANNYSDVVMLTISMDLPFAQSRFCKTENITQLHTLSDAVWREFAQNYGLLIEDMGLLARSVMILDKEHKLVYKQLVSNLAKEPDYISVEAALKKL from the coding sequence ATGTTAAAAAAATTTATCTCTGTGACAAGTCTAGTCACGACTCTTATTTATTCTTCAAATGTGTTGGCAGAACAATTTCAATTTCCCGTAAATCAAATTGATTCAGGCAAAGTGTCTGCAAACAACAGTAAACTGACGCTGCGCGGCACCCCTGTAGAGCTTGGCCAACCTGCTCCCAATTTCAAAGCAGCAAATAACAAATTTTCCCCTGTATCACTCTCTGATTTCGAAGGTAAAGCAGTGCTTATCAGCACAGTACCGAGTCTAGACACCGGTATCTGTAGCCTACAAACAAAACACTTTAATGATAAAATTGCGAATAACTACAGTGATGTCGTGATGCTCACGATTAGTATGGATTTACCATTTGCACAGAGCCGTTTTTGTAAAACAGAAAATATCACGCAATTACATACCTTATCTGATGCTGTTTGGCGCGAATTTGCACAAAACTATGGTCTGTTAATTGAGGATATGGGTTTACTTGCCCGCAGCGTAATGATCTTAGATAAAGAACATAAATTGGTTTATAAACAGTTAGTCAGTAATCTTGCAAAAGAACCTGATTACATATCGGTCGAAGCCGCACTGAAAAAGCTCTAA
- the adk gene encoding adenylate kinase, producing the protein MRIILLGAPGAGKGTQAQFLMDKYGIPQISTGDMLRAAIKEGTPLGLEAKKVMDAGQLVSDEIIIGLVKERVAKADCENGFLLDGFPRTIPQADAMKENGITVDHCIEFDVADEIIVERMGGRRVHPGSGRVYHVVYNPPKTEGKDDVTGEDLIIRDDDVEETVRKRLAIYHEQTKPLVDYYRAEADAGNTQYHKLDGTQAVEAVSAQLAELLG; encoded by the coding sequence ATGCGCATTATTCTTTTAGGAGCGCCAGGTGCAGGTAAAGGTACACAAGCACAATTTTTAATGGATAAGTACGGTATCCCACAAATTTCGACAGGCGATATGTTACGCGCTGCGATTAAAGAGGGTACACCACTTGGTCTTGAAGCTAAAAAAGTAATGGACGCAGGTCAACTTGTTTCTGATGAAATCATCATTGGCCTTGTTAAAGAACGAGTTGCAAAAGCTGATTGCGAAAACGGCTTCTTATTAGACGGTTTCCCACGCACAATTCCTCAAGCAGACGCAATGAAAGAAAATGGCATCACAGTTGATCACTGTATTGAATTTGATGTTGCTGATGAAATCATCGTAGAGCGTATGGGCGGCCGTCGAGTTCACCCAGGTTCTGGCCGTGTTTACCACGTTGTTTACAACCCACCTAAAACGGAAGGTAAAGATGACGTAACCGGTGAAGACTTAATCATTCGTGATGACGATGTTGAAGAGACAGTACGTAAGCGTTTAGCAATTTACCACGAGCAAACTAAGCCGCTAGTTGATTACTATCGTGCTGAAGCAGATGCGGGTAACACCCAGTACCACAAATTAGATGGTACACAAGCAGTTGAAGCAGTAAGTGCACAACTAGCCGAATTACTTGGTTAA
- a CDS encoding carbon starvation CstA family protein has protein sequence MQSVFIVLLGIIGMLFGWFVYSKFIALRIFQMDDKYITPAHQINDGVDFVPTKKVVLWGHHFTSVAGAAPIVGPAIAVYWGWVPAVIWVVLGTIFFAGVHDMGALWASSRHKGKSIGALSEEVIGKRTRALFMIVVFLVLLMVNAVFGVVIANSFVSQPTAVLPAWAAIVFALIIGQLIRRNFNLVLLCVLGVIALYLTVYAGSEMPMALPKEMFGLSDKANWIILLFVYAAIASLLPVWVLLQPRDFINGVQLLVGLVLLYGAVFMFMPDITAPAFNSEVAESTPSIIPLLFVTIACGAVSGFHGIVSSGTSSKQLDKDTDARFVGYLGAVGEGSLALITIVAVSGVTLAMSPQEWHEVYSHLGAGSVGAFIQGGSNLIYQGWGIPAELASTLLAVMVVLFAGTTMDSGVRLQRYIIQEWGEIYQISAFRNGIIATLIAVGCCLLLAFGAGGSSGSGGMIIWPLFGSTNQILASLTLLVISVMLIKMGRPARYTLIPMLFVLVMAFLAGVLKLQEYYSAGNWLLVSLDIIVLVVCVLVMFEAWTVIKQHKQIEPSVNESTE, from the coding sequence ATGCAATCCGTGTTTATAGTGTTACTCGGCATTATCGGCATGTTGTTTGGCTGGTTTGTCTACTCAAAATTCATCGCCTTGCGTATTTTTCAAATGGACGATAAATACATTACCCCTGCACATCAAATTAATGATGGCGTTGATTTTGTTCCCACCAAAAAAGTCGTTCTTTGGGGTCACCATTTTACTTCCGTCGCCGGTGCTGCACCAATTGTCGGCCCAGCCATTGCTGTATACTGGGGCTGGGTACCTGCGGTTATTTGGGTTGTATTAGGCACCATTTTCTTTGCCGGCGTTCACGATATGGGCGCGCTTTGGGCAAGTAGCCGCCATAAAGGTAAGTCTATTGGCGCGTTGTCTGAAGAGGTGATCGGTAAACGTACCCGTGCACTTTTTATGATTGTGGTTTTTTTGGTGCTGCTCATGGTAAACGCGGTGTTTGGCGTAGTTATCGCAAACTCGTTTGTGAGCCAGCCAACAGCGGTTTTACCTGCGTGGGCTGCAATTGTATTTGCCTTAATCATAGGTCAGTTAATTCGCCGTAATTTCAACCTTGTGCTCCTTTGTGTGTTAGGTGTCATTGCACTTTACCTCACAGTGTATGCTGGCAGCGAAATGCCAATGGCACTGCCAAAAGAAATGTTTGGTTTAAGTGATAAAGCTAATTGGATTATTTTGCTATTTGTTTACGCCGCAATTGCATCACTATTACCGGTTTGGGTATTACTGCAACCGCGCGACTTTATTAATGGCGTACAACTGCTCGTAGGTTTGGTATTACTTTATGGTGCAGTATTTATGTTTATGCCAGACATCACAGCGCCTGCTTTTAATAGCGAAGTTGCGGAGTCGACTCCGAGTATTATTCCGCTGCTGTTTGTTACCATTGCCTGTGGTGCAGTGTCTGGTTTCCACGGTATTGTATCGAGTGGAACCAGTTCTAAACAATTAGATAAAGACACCGATGCCCGCTTTGTTGGCTACTTGGGCGCGGTAGGCGAAGGTTCGCTTGCGCTTATTACTATTGTTGCAGTCAGTGGTGTCACGCTTGCAATGAGCCCACAGGAATGGCACGAAGTATATAGTCACCTCGGCGCAGGCAGTGTTGGGGCATTTATTCAAGGTGGCTCTAACCTGATTTATCAAGGCTGGGGCATTCCTGCCGAACTTGCCTCCACCTTACTTGCAGTAATGGTGGTGTTATTTGCCGGTACAACAATGGACTCTGGTGTCAGACTTCAACGCTATATCATTCAAGAATGGGGGGAAATTTACCAAATCAGTGCGTTTAGAAATGGCATTATTGCAACGCTAATTGCGGTTGGCTGTTGTTTACTATTGGCCTTTGGTGCGGGCGGTTCGTCAGGCTCAGGCGGCATGATCATTTGGCCATTATTCGGCTCCACAAATCAAATATTAGCTAGCCTTACATTACTGGTTATTTCTGTCATGCTGATTAAGATGGGTCGCCCTGCCCGTTATACCTTAATACCTATGCTGTTTGTACTTGTGATGGCATTTTTAGCAGGTGTGCTAAAGCTGCAAGAATACTACAGCGCAGGTAACTGGCTACTTGTAAGTCTTGATATTATTGTTCTTGTAGTGTGTGTATTAGTGATGTTTGAAGCGTGGACCGTGATAAAACAACACAAGCAGATCGAGCCAAGCGTAAATGAATCAACTGAATAA
- the htpG gene encoding molecular chaperone HtpG, with protein MSAQKETFGFQTEVKQLLQLMIHSLYSNKEIFLRELVSNASDAADKLRFLALENNDLYEGNGELRVRISADKDANTVTISDNGIGMTRDEVISSLGTIAKSGTAEFFQNLTGDQARDSQLIGQFGVGFYSAFIVADSVTVRTRKAGEAQATEWHSQGEGEYTLADIDKAERGTEIILHLRDDEKEFLDEFRLRSIVTKYSDHVSIPVEMYQAPTEESEGPDGEKIPATPGEWQAINKATALWTRDKSEISDEEYKEFYKHVGHDWEEPLTWAHNKVEGKTEYTSLLYIPKKAPFDMWNRDRQHGLKLYVQRVFIMDDAEQFMPNYLRFVKGLLDSNDLPLNVSREILQDNKVTQAIRKGCTSRVLKMLDRMGKNKPEEYQTFWNEFGQVIKEGPAEDMTNKEAIAKLLRFASTDSDLETQNVSLEQYIARMKEGQDKIYYVVADSFQAAKSSPHLEIFRKKGIEVLLLSDRVDEWMMSHLTEFDGKQLASITRGDLDLGDLDDEESKKEQEASEKEVEGLIERVKTALGDKVKEVRFTHRLTDSPACVVADEHDMSSQMQKLMEQIGQQAPETKPVFELNPEHQLVKHLNNVQDEDNFAQWADVLLDQALLAERGSLKDPAGFVSRLNKLMLDLSK; from the coding sequence ATGTCTGCCCAAAAAGAAACATTCGGTTTTCAAACAGAAGTAAAGCAACTTCTACAGCTTATGATCCACTCTCTTTATTCAAATAAAGAGATCTTTTTACGCGAATTAGTATCAAATGCCTCGGATGCTGCTGATAAGTTACGTTTTTTAGCACTAGAAAATAATGACCTTTACGAAGGTAATGGTGAATTACGCGTTCGCATTAGTGCTGACAAAGACGCTAACACAGTGACGATTTCTGATAACGGCATCGGTATGACGCGTGATGAGGTTATCAGCTCTTTAGGTACCATTGCAAAATCAGGTACTGCCGAGTTTTTCCAAAACTTAACAGGTGACCAAGCTCGTGACTCACAATTAATCGGTCAGTTTGGTGTTGGTTTTTATTCAGCATTTATTGTTGCAGACAGTGTGACTGTTCGCACTCGCAAAGCTGGTGAAGCGCAAGCGACAGAATGGCACTCACAAGGAGAGGGTGAATACACGCTTGCTGATATTGATAAAGCCGAGCGTGGTACTGAAATTATTCTTCACCTACGTGACGATGAAAAAGAGTTCTTAGATGAATTCCGTTTACGTTCAATCGTTACTAAATACTCAGATCACGTTTCAATACCTGTAGAAATGTATCAAGCGCCAACAGAAGAGTCAGAAGGTCCTGATGGCGAGAAAATTCCTGCAACGCCAGGTGAGTGGCAAGCAATTAACAAAGCGACAGCACTTTGGACGCGCGATAAGTCAGAAATTTCTGATGAAGAGTACAAAGAGTTTTACAAGCACGTTGGTCACGATTGGGAAGAGCCTCTAACATGGGCACATAATAAAGTAGAAGGTAAAACAGAGTACACAAGCCTACTTTATATCCCGAAAAAAGCACCATTTGATATGTGGAACCGCGACCGTCAGCATGGTTTAAAACTGTATGTACAACGCGTATTCATCATGGATGATGCTGAGCAGTTTATGCCTAACTACTTACGTTTTGTAAAAGGTTTATTAGATTCAAATGATCTTCCACTTAACGTATCGCGCGAAATACTTCAAGATAACAAAGTAACGCAAGCAATTCGTAAAGGTTGTACATCACGCGTGCTTAAAATGCTTGACCGTATGGGTAAAAACAAGCCGGAAGAATATCAAACATTCTGGAATGAGTTTGGCCAAGTGATCAAAGAAGGTCCAGCGGAAGATATGACCAATAAAGAAGCAATTGCGAAGTTACTACGCTTTGCTTCTACTGATTCTGACCTAGAAACGCAAAATGTATCGCTTGAGCAATACATTGCACGTATGAAAGAAGGCCAGGATAAAATTTACTATGTAGTAGCGGATAGCTTCCAAGCAGCGAAAAGCTCGCCACATCTTGAGATCTTCCGTAAGAAAGGCATTGAAGTTTTACTGCTTTCTGACCGTGTCGATGAATGGATGATGAGCCATCTGACTGAATTTGACGGCAAACAACTTGCTTCAATCACCCGTGGTGATTTAGATCTTGGTGATCTGGATGATGAAGAGAGCAAAAAAGAGCAAGAAGCTTCTGAAAAAGAAGTCGAAGGCTTAATTGAGCGTGTTAAAACAGCATTAGGTGATAAAGTGAAAGAAGTTCGCTTTACTCACCGTTTAACTGACTCACCAGCTTGTGTGGTTGCCGATGAACACGACATGAGCTCGCAAATGCAAAAGCTCATGGAGCAAATCGGTCAACAAGCACCAGAAACGAAACCGGTATTTGAGTTAAATCCAGAGCACCAATTGGTGAAACATCTAAACAATGTTCAGGATGAGGATAATTTTGCACAATGGGCGGATGTATTGCTTGACCAAGCATTACTTGCAGAGCGCGGCAGCTTGAAAGACCCTGCGGGCTTTGTATCTCGCTTAAACAAACTAATGTTAGATTTAAGCAAGTAA
- the recR gene encoding recombination mediator RecR, which produces MKLTSGVSQLVEALRCLPGIGPKSAQRIAFHLLEHDRDGGRQLGQSLTFAMENIGHCKSCRTFCESEQCDICLSAKRQDSGLICVVESPTDILAIEQTGQFQGRYFVLMGHLSPLDGIGPMELGLDIFEQQLRSGAVEEVILATNPTVEGETTAHFIADMCAKHDVSASRIAHGVPVGGELDLVDGMTLSHAFSGRKKVN; this is translated from the coding sequence ATGAAATTAACTTCAGGCGTAAGCCAACTTGTAGAAGCATTAAGATGCTTACCGGGCATCGGGCCAAAATCGGCGCAGCGTATTGCATTTCATTTATTAGAGCACGACCGTGATGGTGGTCGCCAATTAGGACAAAGCCTCACCTTTGCAATGGAAAATATTGGCCATTGTAAAAGTTGCCGCACATTTTGTGAAAGCGAGCAATGCGACATCTGCTTAAGCGCAAAGCGACAAGATAGCGGTTTAATTTGCGTAGTAGAATCGCCAACAGATATCCTTGCAATAGAACAAACAGGTCAATTCCAAGGTCGCTATTTTGTGTTAATGGGACATTTATCACCACTTGATGGCATAGGTCCGATGGAACTTGGCTTAGACATATTTGAACAACAGCTTAGATCTGGCGCTGTTGAAGAAGTTATTCTAGCCACCAACCCAACAGTGGAAGGTGAAACAACAGCACATTTTATTGCTGACATGTGTGCAAAACATGACGTCAGCGCATCGCGCATTGCCCATGGCGTGCCAGTTGGCGGAGAACTTGATTTAGTCGATGGCATGACTTTATCGCATGCCTTCTCAGGCAGAAAAAAAGTTAACTAA
- a CDS encoding MotA/TolQ/ExbB proton channel family protein codes for MHNSAPIKQRDEMTLANKILSWSLPDTLVDAVIGDLEETYFLKQQQGQTSIVIQYWYWQQTLNLAYRFMPTTQRGLIMFILSLVVFLSMMVFGMVMGADVTAFIDVPSAMLVFPPAIFFAIAATSWQDFLFAFGCVVSEKGEFSEEELIQSRRVFSVLGNTAIWCGGITTLIGWVAMASNIRAEEFSSVIGPAFAVSILTFYYGAIVKLICYVAEQRIASKMLN; via the coding sequence ATGCATAACTCAGCGCCGATAAAACAGCGTGATGAAATGACGCTTGCGAACAAAATACTATCGTGGTCGCTCCCTGATACTCTGGTTGATGCGGTGATTGGCGATCTAGAAGAAACGTATTTTTTAAAACAACAACAAGGGCAAACAAGTATTGTTATTCAATACTGGTATTGGCAACAAACGTTGAATCTTGCATACCGATTTATGCCGACAACACAACGAGGGTTAATTATGTTTATACTGAGCTTAGTGGTATTTTTATCTATGATGGTATTTGGCATGGTAATGGGGGCGGATGTAACAGCCTTTATTGACGTACCATCTGCCATGTTGGTATTTCCGCCTGCAATTTTCTTTGCTATTGCTGCCACATCTTGGCAAGATTTTCTCTTTGCTTTTGGCTGTGTTGTAAGTGAAAAGGGGGAATTCAGTGAAGAAGAACTTATTCAATCTAGACGGGTTTTTTCAGTGCTGGGCAATACGGCGATTTGGTGTGGTGGTATTACAACGCTTATTGGTTGGGTTGCGATGGCATCAAATATTCGAGCGGAAGAATTTAGTAGTGTAATAGGGCCGGCATTTGCGGTGTCAATTTTGACTTTTTATTACGGTGCAATTGTAAAACTGATTTGTTATGTGGCTGAGCAGCGTATTGCGTCGAAAATGTTAAATTAA
- a CDS encoding PadR family transcriptional regulator produces the protein MKEKYLGEFEQMVMLAILKLADNAYGVSIRELLVEAIERDVSVGALYTTLERLEKKGLLTSSQGEAIAQRGGRAKKFYVVSGQGKQALNRSKNALETLWQGIQLKRKALYA, from the coding sequence ATGAAAGAAAAATATTTAGGCGAGTTCGAACAAATGGTGATGCTCGCCATTTTAAAATTAGCTGACAATGCGTATGGCGTTTCGATTCGAGAATTATTAGTCGAAGCCATTGAGCGAGATGTGAGTGTGGGAGCACTTTATACCACCTTAGAGCGCCTTGAAAAAAAAGGCTTATTAACAAGTTCACAAGGTGAGGCAATTGCGCAGCGTGGCGGGCGTGCCAAAAAATTCTATGTAGTATCTGGGCAGGGCAAGCAGGCATTAAACCGCTCTAAAAATGCGTTAGAGACACTTTGGCAAGGCATACAACTAAAACGAAAGGCTCTCTATGCATAA
- a CDS encoding HAMP domain-containing sensor histidine kinase: protein MSIRKLLIITLVFLFASVALVQTALTIYFKQQIENEIVDKSERLTEKILTTTKDKVRKKLIEIAPNDGSNKEVKFEFHISGQSESDSHSENELVDGNTTVVKRQIVLDQDNERSIEIFSKNAEQIEAVFMAVDNLDNMQLHHQVTTEYLTDSSSFERFTHLILWSIAISSAIALLLALWLTNKITQPINQLIGAMDELDKDKLGIQITPKGVTELKRCAQQFNSMSTKLANFAEEQHIMEQKKHLAQLGELSRGIAHALRNPVHTLNLTIDQYFKAPEKNRAKLEHIAHTKIEHIDKNINALLTLSKGKVERTLSVPINAVLNDIKLELLNEATPIIINCDNDLKITGLETEIRSILHTLIVNGVEAGKNNNTIKVDVCEQGDEIHLDVLDKGNGVCAEIKPHLFSPHVSDKPDGAGIGLYLAKQIINLYYGGDILLINSDEHGSHFRAIFKREL, encoded by the coding sequence TTGAGTATTCGTAAACTGTTGATCATTACGTTAGTGTTTTTGTTTGCAAGTGTTGCATTAGTGCAAACGGCTTTGACTATTTATTTTAAACAACAAATTGAAAATGAGATTGTTGATAAAAGTGAACGATTAACTGAAAAGATCTTAACCACCACAAAAGATAAAGTACGCAAAAAGTTAATTGAAATTGCACCTAACGATGGCAGCAACAAAGAAGTTAAATTTGAGTTTCATATCAGCGGTCAAAGTGAAAGCGATTCACACAGTGAAAATGAATTAGTCGATGGCAATACAACCGTTGTGAAACGACAAATTGTGCTCGACCAAGACAACGAACGCAGTATTGAAATTTTTAGCAAAAACGCGGAACAGATTGAAGCGGTATTTATGGCGGTTGATAACCTCGATAATATGCAACTACATCATCAAGTGACGACAGAATACCTAACCGATAGCTCGAGCTTTGAGCGCTTTACCCATTTGATTCTCTGGAGCATAGCAATTTCATCGGCAATAGCACTGTTATTAGCGCTTTGGCTTACCAATAAAATTACACAACCAATTAATCAATTAATCGGCGCCATGGATGAATTAGACAAAGATAAATTAGGCATTCAAATTACGCCCAAAGGTGTTACCGAATTAAAACGATGTGCTCAGCAATTTAATTCTATGAGTACAAAGCTTGCCAATTTTGCTGAAGAGCAGCACATAATGGAGCAGAAAAAGCATTTAGCTCAACTCGGTGAACTAAGCCGAGGCATTGCCCATGCACTTCGCAATCCAGTGCATACGCTTAATTTAACCATTGATCAGTATTTCAAAGCACCAGAGAAAAATCGCGCTAAGCTTGAACATATTGCACATACCAAAATTGAGCATATCGATAAAAACATTAATGCCCTACTTACCTTATCGAAAGGTAAAGTTGAGCGTACCTTATCAGTTCCTATTAATGCGGTACTTAATGACATCAAATTAGAGTTATTAAACGAAGCAACCCCTATCATCATTAATTGTGATAACGACCTTAAAATAACCGGATTAGAAACAGAAATACGCAGTATTCTTCATACGCTTATTGTGAATGGTGTTGAAGCGGGTAAGAATAACAACACAATTAAAGTAGACGTGTGTGAACAAGGTGATGAAATACACCTTGATGTTTTGGATAAGGGCAACGGGGTATGCGCTGAGATAAAACCCCATTTATTTAGCCCACACGTTAGTGATAAACCAGACGGTGCTGGTATCGGCCTTTACCTTGCCAAGCAAATCATTAATTTATATTACGGTGGTGATATTCTACTCATCAATAGTGATGAGCATGGTAGTCACTTTCGCGCAATTTTTAAAAGAGAGCTGTAA